From the Temnothorax longispinosus isolate EJ_2023e unplaced genomic scaffold, Tlon_JGU_v1 HiC_scaffold_82, whole genome shotgun sequence genome, one window contains:
- the LOC139825041 gene encoding uncharacterized protein isoform X2, whose protein sequence is MSFKEEFNKRFKNLYPEKQLNLSEYVKEDLPGDSMEDSTEVQYVERTMYKMKKEQISDNEVEQDLAAPPPVLYKFTKKVWNIPPENAPKKDLAVSPPPFLYKVTKEEVENTSTENTPKKDLAAPPLFLYKVTKEEVENTSTENTPKKDQTVSPPFLPSYTKSYCQTHIESTTLEHTWKIDQFIHFSKIKNMITFPSFPEIGQCEVLMSISRQNSSRINAIKCYILTNNSFGGSCTTTITYETNAPRQFRQYLSSNFISGHISNMTLLIEFSERFSFNPTDALIVHCKFEIFHNLINKTIRMNLLPSTEVSKDVICSEDSTFDEFRSRDEDSIKFIVGKEQYVLSKKSLCATNSSYFKNICLTHKEKEKNMTNELVTDNEIQTFKQILIYILTGSIEQCDYNMFKDILIAAHTYDVPTLKLMCENYLLRNIMIENAVELLLFALSLNAKFLETHSATFIKFHIKEIMDTETFKSLSREDSNKIMELIEKSKFEVSTHKFLSPLTTDEIFTLANNSDNKVT, encoded by the exons ATGTCGTTCAAGGAGGAATTTAACAAAAGATTTAAGAATCTTTATCCagagaaacaattaaatttatctgaaTATGTAAAGGAAGATTTACCGGGAGATTCAATGGAAGATTCAACGGAAGTGCAATACGTCGAAAGaacaatgtataaaatgaaaaaggaGCAA atttctgATAATGAAGTTGAGCAAGATCTAGCAGCACCTCCACCAGTTTTATATAAG tttacTAAAAAAGTTTGGAATATCCCTCCCGAGAATGCACCGAAAAAGGATCTGGCAGTATCTCCTCCACCATTTTTATATAAG gttACTAAAGAAGAAGTTGAGAATACCTCTACCGAGAATACACCGAAAAAGGATTTGGCAGCACctccattatttttatataag gttACTAAAGAAGAAGTTGAGAATACCTCTACCGAGAATACACCGAAAAAGGATCAGACAGTATCTCCACCATTTTTACCTTCGTATACCAAGAGCTATTGTCAAACACATATTGAATCGACTACACTTGAACATACATggaaaattgatcaatttatacatttttctaagATCAAAAATATGATAACGTTTCCGTCGTTTCCAGAAATAGGTCAATGCGAGGTTCTAATGAGTATTTCACGTCAAAATAGTTCGCggataaatgcaataaaatgttatatacttACTAATAATTCATTTGGTGGTTCATGTACCACTACGATAACGTACGAGACAAATGCGCCGAGACAATTCAGACAATATTTGTCATCAAACTTTATTTCAGGTCATATATCCAATATGACATTGTTAATTGAGTTCTCAGAGAGGTTTTCGTTTAATCCAACAGATGCGCTTATAGTACATTGcaagtttgaaatttttcataatctgataaataaaactatacgTATGAATTTACTGCCTTCGACAGAAGTTTCAAAAGACGTGATATGTTCTGAAGATTCGACTTTTGATGAGTTTCGGTCCAGAGATGAGGACTCAATCAAATTTATAGTAGGAAAAGAACAATATGTTCTATCAAAAAAATCGTTGTGCGCCACCAATAGtagttattttaagaatatctgCCTTACAcataaggaaaaagaaaaaaatatgacaaatgaATTAGTAACGGATAATGAGATACAAACTTTTAAGcagattttaatatacattttaactgGCTCAATAGAACAATGTgattataatatgtttaaagatatattaatagcaGCTCATACGTATGATGTAccaactttaaaattaatgtgcgaaaattatttgctacgCAATATTATGATTGAAAATGCTGTGGAACTTCTACTGTTTGCATTGTCGttgaatgcaaaatttttggaaacaCATTCGGcgacttttattaaatttcacataaaagaaattatggaCACTGAAACATTTAAAAGTCTATCGCGAGAAGATTCAAATAAGATAATGGAATTGATTGAGAAAAGTAAATTTGAAGTCAGCacacataaatttttgtcaCCACTTACGACAGATGAGATATTTACATTGGCTAACAATTCAGATAATAAAGTGACATGA
- the LOC139825041 gene encoding uncharacterized protein isoform X1, with amino-acid sequence MSFKEEFNKRFKNLYPEKQLNLSEYVKEDLPGDSMEDSTEVQYVERTMYKMKKEQISDNEVEQDLAAPPPVLYKFTKKVWNIPPENAPKKDLAVSPPPFLYKVTKEEVENTSTENTPKKDLAAPPLFLYKVTKEEVENTSTENTPKKDLAAPPLFLYKVTKEEVENTSTENTPKKDQTVSPPFLPSYTKSYCQTHIESTTLEHTWKIDQFIHFSKIKNMITFPSFPEIGQCEVLMSISRQNSSRINAIKCYILTNNSFGGSCTTTITYETNAPRQFRQYLSSNFISGHISNMTLLIEFSERFSFNPTDALIVHCKFEIFHNLINKTIRMNLLPSTEVSKDVICSEDSTFDEFRSRDEDSIKFIVGKEQYVLSKKSLCATNSSYFKNICLTHKEKEKNMTNELVTDNEIQTFKQILIYILTGSIEQCDYNMFKDILIAAHTYDVPTLKLMCENYLLRNIMIENAVELLLFALSLNAKFLETHSATFIKFHIKEIMDTETFKSLSREDSNKIMELIEKSKFEVSTHKFLSPLTTDEIFTLANNSDNKVT; translated from the exons ATGTCGTTCAAGGAGGAATTTAACAAAAGATTTAAGAATCTTTATCCagagaaacaattaaatttatctgaaTATGTAAAGGAAGATTTACCGGGAGATTCAATGGAAGATTCAACGGAAGTGCAATACGTCGAAAGaacaatgtataaaatgaaaaaggaGCAA atttctgATAATGAAGTTGAGCAAGATCTAGCAGCACCTCCACCAGTTTTATATAAG tttacTAAAAAAGTTTGGAATATCCCTCCCGAGAATGCACCGAAAAAGGATCTGGCAGTATCTCCTCCACCATTTTTATATAAG gttACTAAAGAAGAAGTTGAGAATACCTCTACCGAGAATACACCGAAAAAGGATTTGGCAGCACctccattatttttatataag gttACTAAAGAAGAAGTTGAGAATACCTCTACCGAGAATACACCGAAAAAGGATCTGGCAGCACctccattatttttatataag gttACTAAAGAAGAAGTTGAGAATACCTCTACCGAGAATACACCGAAAAAGGATCAGACAGTATCTCCACCATTTTTACCTTCGTATACCAAGAGCTATTGTCAAACACATATTGAATCGACTACACTTGAACATACATggaaaattgatcaatttatacatttttctaagATCAAAAATATGATAACGTTTCCGTCGTTTCCAGAAATAGGTCAATGCGAGGTTCTAATGAGTATTTCACGTCAAAATAGTTCGCggataaatgcaataaaatgttatatacttACTAATAATTCATTTGGTGGTTCATGTACCACTACGATAACGTACGAGACAAATGCGCCGAGACAATTCAGACAATATTTGTCATCAAACTTTATTTCAGGTCATATATCCAATATGACATTGTTAATTGAGTTCTCAGAGAGGTTTTCGTTTAATCCAACAGATGCGCTTATAGTACATTGcaagtttgaaatttttcataatctgataaataaaactatacgTATGAATTTACTGCCTTCGACAGAAGTTTCAAAAGACGTGATATGTTCTGAAGATTCGACTTTTGATGAGTTTCGGTCCAGAGATGAGGACTCAATCAAATTTATAGTAGGAAAAGAACAATATGTTCTATCAAAAAAATCGTTGTGCGCCACCAATAGtagttattttaagaatatctgCCTTACAcataaggaaaaagaaaaaaatatgacaaatgaATTAGTAACGGATAATGAGATACAAACTTTTAAGcagattttaatatacattttaactgGCTCAATAGAACAATGTgattataatatgtttaaagatatattaatagcaGCTCATACGTATGATGTAccaactttaaaattaatgtgcgaaaattatttgctacgCAATATTATGATTGAAAATGCTGTGGAACTTCTACTGTTTGCATTGTCGttgaatgcaaaatttttggaaacaCATTCGGcgacttttattaaatttcacataaaagaaattatggaCACTGAAACATTTAAAAGTCTATCGCGAGAAGATTCAAATAAGATAATGGAATTGATTGAGAAAAGTAAATTTGAAGTCAGCacacataaatttttgtcaCCACTTACGACAGATGAGATATTTACATTGGCTAACAATTCAGATAATAAAGTGACATGA